Proteins found in one Panthera tigris isolate Pti1 chromosome B3, P.tigris_Pti1_mat1.1, whole genome shotgun sequence genomic segment:
- the LOC102959018 gene encoding cytosolic phospholipase A2 beta isoform X2 has translation MAEAALDAVRRELREFPAAARELSVPLAVPYLDEPPTPLHFYRDWVCPNRPCIIRNALQHWPALQKWSFPYLRATVGSIEVSVAVTPDGYADAVRGDRFMMPAERRLSLSYVLDVLEGQTQHPGVLYVQKQCSNLLTELPQLLPDLESHVPWASEALGKMPDAVNFWLGDVAAVTSLHKDHYENLYCVVSGEKHFLLHPPSDRPFIPYELYTPATYHLTEEGSFNVVDEEAMEKAKVPGTCLLTIRVLQACGLPSKDLVTPSDCYVSLWLPTASSHRLQTRTVKNSRNPIWNQSFRFRIHSQLKNVVQLQVFDQDLLTNDDPVLSVLFDVGTLRAGEFRRESFSLSAQGEERLEVEFQLQRLTDCAEQLVTNGILVARELSCLHVRLEESGDRKESGGRVQLMVPGSCEGPQEAAVGAGSFCFHCPACWDQELDIHLQDTPQEHLKVPLRALPSGQVVRLVFPTSQEPLMRVELRKEDGPRELAVRLGCGPCAEEQAFLSKRKQVVAKALKQVLQLDEDLQEDEIPVVAVMATGGGIRAMVSLYGHLAGLKELGLLDCISYITGASGSTWALANLYEDPEWSQKDLAGPTESLKTQVTKSKLGVLAPSQLQQYRQELAERARLGHPPCFTNLWALISEALLHDEPHDHTLSDQREALSQGQNPLPIYCALNTKEKNLTTFEFAEWCEFSPYEVGFPKYGAFIPSELFGSEFFMGRLTKRLPESRICFLKGIWSNLYAASLQDSLYWASEPSQFWDRWAQDQANLDKEQVPLLKIEEPPTGTGKIVEFFTDLLTRRPLAQATHNFLRGLQFHKDYFQQPYFSTWKATKLDGHPNQLTPAEPHLCLLDVGYLINTSFPPLLRPTRDVDLILSLDYNLQGAFQQLQLLGRLCQEQGIPFPPISPSPEEQRQPPECCLFSDPDCPDAPAVLHFPLVDASFREYSAPGIQRTPEEKGAGEVNLSSSNSPYHYSKLTYSPEDMDKLLHLTHYNICNNQEQLLEALRGAVQRKRRQHRP, from the exons agCTCAGTGTGCCTCTTGCTGTGCCTTACCTGGATGAGCCCCCCACTCCACTCCACTTCTATCGGGACTGGGTCTGCCCCAATAGGCCTTGCATCATCCGCAACGCCCTGCAGCACTGGCCAGCTTTGCAGAAGTGGTCCTTCCCATATCTCAG AGCCACAGTGGGCTCCATAGAGGTGAGTGTGGCTGTGACCCCTGATGGTTATGCGGATGCTGTACGAGGGGATCGCTTTATGATGCCTGCTGAGCGTCGCCTGTCCCTGAGCTACGTGCTGGATGTGCTAGAGGGCCAGACCCAGCACCCAGGAGTCCTCTACGTGCAGAAGCAGTGCTCCAACCTGCTCACCGAGCTGCCCCAGCTACTGCCTGATCTAGAGTCCCACGTGCCCTGGGCCTCCGAGGCACTGG GAAAGATGCCTGATGCTGTAAACTTCTGGCTGGGGGATGTGGCTGCAGTGACATCCT TACATAAGGACCACTATGAGAACCTCTACTGCGTGGTCTCTGGAGAGAAACACTTCCTGCTACATCCACCCAGTGACCGGCCCTTCATCCCCTATG AGCTATACACACCAGCAACCTACCACCTCACTGAAGAGGGCTCCTTTAACGTGGTGGATGAAGAGGCCATGGAGAAG GCAAAGGTGCCTGGGACCTGCCTGCTCACCATTCGTGTCCTGCAGGCCTGTGGCCTGCCCTCGAAGGACCTAG TAACCCCCTCTGACTGCTATGTGAGTCTGTGGCTGCCCACGGCCTCTAGCCATAGGCTGCAGACACGCACGGTCAAGAACAGCAGAAACCCCATCTGGAATCAGAGCTTTCGCTTTCGAATCCACAGCCAGCTCAAG AATGTGGTGCAGCTGCAAGTCTTTGACCAGGACCTTCTGACCAATGATGACCCCGTGTTGTCGGTGCTATTTGACGTGGGGACTTTGCGGGCTGGGGAGTTCCGCAGAGAGAGCTTCTCACTGAGCGCTCAG ggTGAGGAGCGGCTAGAAGTTGAATTTCAGCTACAGAGACT GACAGACTGTGCTGAGCAGCTTGTCACCAATGGCATTCTGGTG GCCCGGGAGCTCTCTTGCTTGCATGTTCGACTGGAGGAGTCAGGGGACCGGAAGG AGTCCGGGGGAAGAGTTCagctcatggttcctgggtcCTGTGAGGGTCCGCAGGAGGCCGCTGTGGGTGCTGGCTCCTTCTGCTTCCATTGCCCCGCCTGCTGGGACCAGGAGCTGGATATTCATCTGCAG GATACCCCCCAAGAGCACCTGAAGGTGCCCCTGAGGGCCTTGCCCTCTGGCCAGGTGGTGAGGCTTGTCTTCCCTACGTCCCAG GAACCCCTGATGAGGGTGGAGCTGAGAAAAGAAGACGG aCCCAGGGAGCTGGCTGTGCGGCTAGGCtgcgggccctgtgctgaggaGCAGGCCTTTCTGAGCAAGAGGAAGCAGGTGGTGGCCAAGGCCCTGAAGCAGGTCCTGCAACTGGATGAAGACTTACAGGAAGATGAG ATCCCTGTGGTAGCTGTTATGGCCACTGGTGGTGGGATCCGGGCGATGGTTTCCCTGTATGGGCATCTGGCTGGCCTGAAGGAGCTGGGTCTCTTGGATTGCATCTCCTACATCACAGGGGCCTCTGGCTCTACCTG GGCTTTGGCCAACCTCTACGAGGACCCAGAATGGTCTCAGAAGGACCTGGCAGGGCCCACCGAGTCACTGAAAACACAGGTGACCAAGAGCAAGTTGGGCGTGCTTGCTCCCAGCCAGCTGCAGCAGTACCGGCAGGAGCTGGCCGAGCGTGCCCGCCTGGGCCACCCGCCCTGCTTCACCAATCTGTGGGCCCTCATTAGTGAGGCCCTGCTGCACGATGAG CCCCATGACCATACTCTCTCAGACCAGAGAGAGGCCCTGAGTCAAGGCCAGAACCCTCTGCCCATTTACTGTGCTCTTAACACCAAGGAGAAGAACCTGACCACCTTTGAATTTGCTG AGTGGTGTGAGTTCTCCCCCTATGAGGTTGGCTTTCCCAAGTACGGTGCCTTCATCCCCTCTGAGCTCTTTGGCTCTGAGttcttcatggggcgcctgaCCAAGCGGCTTCCTGAGTCCCGAATCTGCTTCCTGAAAG GTATCTGGAGCAATCTGTATGCAGCCAGCCTCCAGGACAGCTTATACTGGGCCTCAGAGCCCAGCCAGTTCTGGGACCGCTGGGCACAGGATCAGGCCAATTTGG ACAAGGAGCAGGTTCCTCTTCTGAAGATAGAAGAGCCTCCCACGGGGACCGGCAAGATTGTTGAGTTTTTTACTGACCTTCTGACACGGCGCCCACTGGCCCAGGCCACACATAATTTCCTGCGTGGTCTTCAGTTCCACAAAGACTATTTCCAACAGCCTTACTTCTCCACCTGGAAAg CCACCAAACTGGATGGGCACCCCAACCAGCTGACACCTGCAGAGCCCCATCTTTGCCTGCTGGATGTTGGCTACCTTATCAACACCAGTTTCCCGCCCCTTCTGCGGCCCACACGGGATGTGGACCTCATCCTGTCACTGGATTACAACCTCCAAGGAGCCTTTCAG CAACTGCAGCTCCTGGGCCGGCTCTGCCAGGAGCAGGGCATCCCTTTCCCGCCCATCTCCCCCAGCCCAGAGGAGCAGCGCCAGCCTCCGGAGTGCTGCTTGTTTTCTGATCCAGACTGCCCTGATGCCCCAGCAGTGCTGCACTTTCCTCTGGTCGATGCCTCCTTCCGGGAGTACTCGGCCCCTG GCATCCAACGGACACCTGAGGAGAAGGGGGCCGGAGAGGTGAACCTGTCTTCATCCAACTCTCCCTACCACTACTCGAAATTGACCTACAGCCCGGAGGACATGGACAAGTTGCTCCACCTGACACATTACAACATCTGCAACAACCAGGAGCAGCTGCTGGAGGCCCTGCGTGGAGCTGTGCAACGGAAGCGCCGGCAGCACCGGCCATAG
- the LOC102959018 gene encoding bifunctional peptidase and (3S)-lysyl hydroxylase JMJD7 isoform X1: protein MAEAALDAVRRELREFPAAARELSVPLAVPYLDEPPTPLHFYRDWVCPNRPCIIRNALQHWPALQKWSFPYLRATVGSIEVSVAVTPDGYADAVRGDRFMMPAERRLSLSYVLDVLEGQTQHPGVLYVQKQCSNLLTELPQLLPDLESHVPWASEALGKMPDAVNFWLGDVAAVTSLHKDHYENLYCVVSGEKHFLLHPPSDRPFIPYELYTPATYHLTEEGSFNVVDEEAMEKVPWIPLDPLAPDLARYPSYSQARALCCTVQAGEMLYLPALWFHHVQQSHGCIAVNYWYDMEYDLKYSYFQLLDSLTKASGLD from the exons agCTCAGTGTGCCTCTTGCTGTGCCTTACCTGGATGAGCCCCCCACTCCACTCCACTTCTATCGGGACTGGGTCTGCCCCAATAGGCCTTGCATCATCCGCAACGCCCTGCAGCACTGGCCAGCTTTGCAGAAGTGGTCCTTCCCATATCTCAG AGCCACAGTGGGCTCCATAGAGGTGAGTGTGGCTGTGACCCCTGATGGTTATGCGGATGCTGTACGAGGGGATCGCTTTATGATGCCTGCTGAGCGTCGCCTGTCCCTGAGCTACGTGCTGGATGTGCTAGAGGGCCAGACCCAGCACCCAGGAGTCCTCTACGTGCAGAAGCAGTGCTCCAACCTGCTCACCGAGCTGCCCCAGCTACTGCCTGATCTAGAGTCCCACGTGCCCTGGGCCTCCGAGGCACTGG GAAAGATGCCTGATGCTGTAAACTTCTGGCTGGGGGATGTGGCTGCAGTGACATCCT TACATAAGGACCACTATGAGAACCTCTACTGCGTGGTCTCTGGAGAGAAACACTTCCTGCTACATCCACCCAGTGACCGGCCCTTCATCCCCTATG AGCTATACACACCAGCAACCTACCACCTCACTGAAGAGGGCTCCTTTAACGTGGTGGATGAAGAGGCCATGGAGAAG GTACCCTGGATCCCACTGGACCCATTGGCTCCAGATCTGGCCCGGTACCCCAGTTACAGTCAGGCCCGGGCCCTTTGCTGCACCGTACAGGCCGGTGAGATGCTCTATCTGCCGGCCCTGTGGTTCCACCACGTCCAGCAGTCCCATGGCTGCATTGCTG TGAACTACTGGTATGACATGGAGTATGACCTTAAGTACAGTTACTTCCAGCTGCTTGACTCCCTCACTAAGGCCTCAGGCCTCGACTGA